A window of the Henckelia pumila isolate YLH828 chromosome 3, ASM3356847v2, whole genome shotgun sequence genome harbors these coding sequences:
- the LOC140892207 gene encoding transcription factor RADIALIS-like — translation MASSSMSARGRSWSAKENKAFEQALAVYDKDTPDRWTNVAKAIGGRTTEEVKRHYENLVEDVKYIESGNVPFPNYWTTGKK, via the coding sequence ATGGCTTCGAGTTCAATGAGCGCGCGTGGACGTTCTTGGAGCGCCAAGGAGAACAAGGCGTTCGAGCAGGCGTTAGCGGTGTATGACAAAGACACACCGGACCGATGGACCAACGTGGCCAAGGCGATCGGGGGGCGAACCACCGAAGAAGTGAAGAGGCATTATGAGAATCTTGTGGAGGATGTGAAGTATATTGAAAGTGGCAACGTACCATTTCCCAACTACTGGACCACTGGAAAAAAGTGA
- the LOC140887773 gene encoding transcription termination factor MTERF2, chloroplastic: MQVFQPQNHHIATVLRHQDCRFSPRVTDLYLFPIAFNRRHFRPICSSLPHSQHTLPDQENTPVPAGALPSTVDDSLRTHNAKSAAFLIRHLSPQDQQNPLPPPPRRQEHRLQFSKEDKEKLLELSLVNKRAPQFPGSIFVNSSSPPVKSVFEVEKSRLDDGAEDVDDEMLMKALEIRRKVTVEVFKEAMKNGKFGITYSENLISKLADFLDCVMIKAASMKQLPEFSGCTYNNRAKAFIRESGVVHLIRWLKHNSLSYPQIGKLICASKGNVVSIRNLAEWLKSIHVKGRFIGVAMTRAGETALERDLEELDEIVMYLESNGVRQDWMGYVVSRCPEVLCFSMEELRSRVEFYLNMGMDKNDFGTMLFDCPKVLGYLSIEEMNKKVAYLKEFGLDDQDVGRLLAFKPQLMACSIEERWIPLIKYFYYLGISKDGMRRILTVKPIIFCIDLESTIVPKVQFLRDIGVQDDAIGSMLVRFPSLMTYSLYKKIRPVVVFLLTKAGVSQRDIGKVIGLGPELLGCSIANKLDHNVKYFLSLGIKLPVLGEMIADFPSLLRYNIDILRPKYRYLRRMMVRPLQDVIEFPRFFSYSLEERIIPRHKIMVENQINFKLRYMLSSTDDEFHTRVADVVERRRRFESGIRDEQPTD; this comes from the exons ATGCAGGTATTCCAACCACAGAACCACCATATCGCCACCGTCCTCCGCCACCAAGACTGCCGGTTTTCTCCACGCGTCACCGATCTATATCTCTTCCCCATCGCCTTCAATCGTCGCCATTTCCGTCCCATTTGCTCTTCTCTCCCCCACAGCCAGCATACACTCCCAGACCAAGAAAACACCCCGGTCCCCGCCGGCGCATTACCGAGCACTGTAGATGACTCTCTACGGACCCACAACGCAAAGTCGGCGGCCTTCCTCATCCGCCACCTCTCACCCCAAGATCAGCAAAACCCACTTCCACCGCCGCCGCGAAGACAAGAACACCGTCTGCAATTCTCCAAAGAAGATAAAGAGAAGCTGTTGGAATTATCATTAGTTAACAAAAGAGCCCCACAGTTTCCGGGCTCCATTTTCGTGAATAGTTCTTCCCCACCTGTGAAGAGTGTTTTCGAAGTGGAAAAAAGTAGACTTGATGATGGTGCTGAGGATGTGGATGATGAAATGCTTATGAAGGCACTTGAAATCCGGAGGAAAGTGACTGTGGAGGTTTTCAAAGAGGCTATGAAAAATGGGAAGTTTGGAATCACTTATTCTGAGAATTTGATTTCCAAGTTGGCTGATTTCCTTGATTGTGTCATGATTAAGGCTGCTTCCATGAAGCAGTTGCCTGAATTCTCTGGTTGCACGTACAACAATCGTGCCAAGGCATTCATTCGTGAATCTGGTGTTGTTCATCTTATCAG GTGGTTGAAACACAATTCACTATCATATCCCCAAATTGGGAAATTGATATGTGCTTCAAAAGGAAATGTTGTTTCCATCAGAAATTTGGCTGAATGGCTGAAATCAATTCATGTTAAAGGGAGATTTATCGGGGTTGCTATGACCCGAGCTGGAGAAACTGCATTGGAACGGGATTTGGAAGAATTGGATGAAATTGTTATGTATCTGGAGAGCAATGGTGTGAGGCAGGATTGGATGGGCTACGTAGTCAGCAGATGTCCGGAGGTACTGTGTTTTAGCATGGAAGAACTGAGGTCTCGTGTCGAGTTTTACTTGAATATGGGTATGGATAAAAATGACTTTGGAACGATGCTTTTTGACTGTCCCAAGGTTCTTGGTTACCTTTCCATCGAAGAGATGAACAAAAAG GTAGCTTATTTGAAGGAGTTTGGCCTTGACGATCAAGATGTGGGGAGATTATTAGCATTTAAACCACAGTTGATGGCATGTAGCATCGAAGAACGATGGATTCCTCTCATTAAGTACTTTTATTACCTTGGAATTTCCAAAGATGGCATGAGAAGAATCCTAACTGTAAAACCAATTATTTTCTGCATTGATCTTGAGAGCACCATTGTCCCAAAG GTTCAATTTTTACGAGATATCGGAGTTCAAGATGATGCCATCGGCAGCATGCTTGTTAGGTTTCCCTCCTTGATGACATACAGCCTATACAAGAAGATTAGGCCTGTG GTCGTTTTCTTGTTGACGAAGGCCGGAGTTTCTCAACGGGACATTGGGAAGGTGATTGGGTTGGGACCGGAACTATTAGGATGCAGCATAGCTAATAAACTTGATCACAATGTGAAGTATTTTTTGTCACTTGGAATTAAGTTACCAGTGTTGGGTGAGATGATTGCGGATTTTCCGTCACTGCTTCGATACAACATAGACATCCTTCGACCCAAATATCGTTACCTTCGGAGAATGATGGTACGGCCTTTGCAAGATGTCATTGAATTTCCGAG GTTTTTCAGCTATTCACTTGAAGAACGAATAATCCCAAGGCATAAGATCATGGTggaaaatcaaataaactttaAGCTGCGATACATGTTATCAAGCACAGATGACGAATTTCACACGAGGGTCGCGGATGTAGTGGAGAGACGAAGAAGATTCGAATCTGGTATAAGGGATGAACAGCCAACAGACTGA
- the LOC140887774 gene encoding uncharacterized protein isoform X3, which translates to MMNIVASLQRRLSIRDLITSTPVYNSASDVSGEGLSLIFRRWATKKTAGSTKNGRDSLPKNLGVKKFGGERVIPGNIIVRQRGTRFHPGNYVGIGKDHTLYALKEGCVKFERHKLTGRKWVHVEPKEGHEIHPVFLSTDAASKMKTTA; encoded by the exons ATGATGAATATCGTGGCATCACTCCAGAGAAGGTTGAGCATCCGGGATTTGATCACTAGCACTCCTGTTTATAATTCTGCCAGTG ATGTATCTGGAGAGGGATTGAGCTTAATTTTCAGGCGTTGGGCTACTAAAAAGACGGCAGGATCTACAAAAAATGGTCGTGACTCACTTCCCAAAAATCTCGGGGTTAAGAAGTTTGGGGGAGAG AGAGTGATACCTGGAAATATAATTGTTCGCCAAAGGGGAACTCGTTTCCATCCTGGAAATTATGTTGGGATTGGGAAAGATCACACTCTCTATGCTCTAAAGGAAGGTTGTGTCAAGTTTGAGAGACACAAGCTGACTGGTCGCAAGTGGGTTCACGTTGAGCCTAAGGAGGGTCATGAAATCCACCCGGTATTTCTGAGCACTGATGCAGCTTCAAAGATGAAGACAACTGCTTAA
- the LOC140887774 gene encoding uncharacterized protein isoform X1 — MGFVGQLILAFPIGIFVILTHFVIRVCASPAVDKMMNIVASLQRRLSIRDLITSTPVYNSASDVSGEGLSLIFRRWATKKTAGSTKNGRDSLPKNLGVKKFGGERVIPGNIIVRQRGTRFHPGNYVGIGKDHTLYALKEGCVKFERHKLTGRKWVHVEPKEGHEIHPVFLSTDAASKMKTTA, encoded by the exons ATGG GCTTTGTGGGCCAATTAATATTAGCCTTCCCGATAGGCATTTTTGTGATCCTCACTCATTTCGTGATTCGGGTTTGTGCGAGTCCAGCTG TTGACAAAATGATGAATATCGTGGCATCACTCCAGAGAAGGTTGAGCATCCGGGATTTGATCACTAGCACTCCTGTTTATAATTCTGCCAGTG ATGTATCTGGAGAGGGATTGAGCTTAATTTTCAGGCGTTGGGCTACTAAAAAGACGGCAGGATCTACAAAAAATGGTCGTGACTCACTTCCCAAAAATCTCGGGGTTAAGAAGTTTGGGGGAGAG AGAGTGATACCTGGAAATATAATTGTTCGCCAAAGGGGAACTCGTTTCCATCCTGGAAATTATGTTGGGATTGGGAAAGATCACACTCTCTATGCTCTAAAGGAAGGTTGTGTCAAGTTTGAGAGACACAAGCTGACTGGTCGCAAGTGGGTTCACGTTGAGCCTAAGGAGGGTCATGAAATCCACCCGGTATTTCTGAGCACTGATGCAGCTTCAAAGATGAAGACAACTGCTTAA
- the LOC140887774 gene encoding uncharacterized protein isoform X2, producing the protein MVDKMMNIVASLQRRLSIRDLITSTPVYNSASDVSGEGLSLIFRRWATKKTAGSTKNGRDSLPKNLGVKKFGGERVIPGNIIVRQRGTRFHPGNYVGIGKDHTLYALKEGCVKFERHKLTGRKWVHVEPKEGHEIHPVFLSTDAASKMKTTA; encoded by the exons ATGG TTGACAAAATGATGAATATCGTGGCATCACTCCAGAGAAGGTTGAGCATCCGGGATTTGATCACTAGCACTCCTGTTTATAATTCTGCCAGTG ATGTATCTGGAGAGGGATTGAGCTTAATTTTCAGGCGTTGGGCTACTAAAAAGACGGCAGGATCTACAAAAAATGGTCGTGACTCACTTCCCAAAAATCTCGGGGTTAAGAAGTTTGGGGGAGAG AGAGTGATACCTGGAAATATAATTGTTCGCCAAAGGGGAACTCGTTTCCATCCTGGAAATTATGTTGGGATTGGGAAAGATCACACTCTCTATGCTCTAAAGGAAGGTTGTGTCAAGTTTGAGAGACACAAGCTGACTGGTCGCAAGTGGGTTCACGTTGAGCCTAAGGAGGGTCATGAAATCCACCCGGTATTTCTGAGCACTGATGCAGCTTCAAAGATGAAGACAACTGCTTAA